The Cucurbita pepo subsp. pepo cultivar mu-cu-16 chromosome LG08, ASM280686v2, whole genome shotgun sequence genome contains a region encoding:
- the LOC111800063 gene encoding uncharacterized protein LOC111800063 produces MGYSHNVRRESLSGFLSVARPDYHVDVFENDLVWPFNKLDGIDRDDVRETAYEIFFTACRSAPGFGGRNALAFYSSSNPENGGNGDGPSGPKTNAVVMTPTSRIKRTLGLKILKRSPSRRMSSGGSSGSNPSSPSSHSSNGSSPNFSYTLPSPRPRRPMTSAEIMRHQMKVTEQSDNRLRKTLMRTLVGQMGRRAETIILPLELLRHLKPSEFNDANEYHLWQKRQLKILEAGLLLHPSIPLDKSNTFAMRLREIIRGCESKPIDTGKNSDTMRTLCNSVVSLSWRSANGTPTDVCHWADGFPLNIHIYVALLQAIFDSRDETLVLDEVDELLELMKKTWSTLGITRPIHNVCFTWVLFQQYVVTAQLEPDLLCAAHAMLAEVANDAKKPDREAMYVKLLTSVLSSMQGWAEKRLLHYHDYFQKGTIGQVENLLPLALSASKILGEDVTITEGTGKNEGDVLVIDSSGDRVDYYIRSSMRNAFEKVLENGKLIKEEASEAASEVSDVSEASEALVELAKETEDLTLKERESFSPILKKWHPSAVGVAAATLHNCYGSMLKQYLTGVATLTSETIGVLHRAGKLEKVLVQMVVEDCADCDDGGKAIVQEMVPFEVETIIMNLMKKWVDERVKKQRECVKRAKESESWNPRSKTEPYAQSGVELMKLAKETVEELFEIGIGVSEELVEDVASGLESMFQDYISFVASCGSKRSYLPQLPPLTRCNRDSKLIQLWKKATPCSVVGEDMILHIDGHHARPLTSRGTQRLYIRLNTLHYIYSHLHSLHKLLSLSSTKSSYFELANSAIESACVHVSEVAAYRMVFLDSSSVLYNALYAGDVANARLRPALRVLKHNLTLLCAIVTDRAQALAMKEVMRACFEAFSMVLLAGGASRVYYRSDHDMIHEDFQSLKKLFCACGEGLIAENVVDREADAVEGVIALMNQCTEQLVEDFSVVTCETSGIGVVGSGQKLPMPPTTGRWNRADPNTILRVLCHRNDRAANQFLKKTFQLAKRR; encoded by the exons ATGGGGTACAGCCACAACGTCCGCCGTGAGTCTCTCTCCGGGTTCCTCTCCGTCGCCCGGCCGGACTATCACGTCGACGTTTTCGAGAACGATCTAGTGTGGCCATTTAACAAACTCGACGGAATTGACCGTGATGACGTCCGGGAAACCGCCTACGAGATCTTCTTCACGGCTTGCCGCTCCGCGCCGGGCTTTGGAGGTCGGAACGCTCTCGCATTTTACTCCTCTTCTAATCCTGAAAATGGTGGCAATGGAGATGGGCCGTCGGGGCCGAAGACAAATGCGGTGGTGATGACGCCGACTAGTCGGATCAAACGTACACTTGGGTTGAAAATCTTGAAACGATCACCATCGAGAAGAATGTCGTCCGGTGGGAGTAGTGGCTCTAACCCGTCGTCTCCTAGCTCCCATAGCTCCAATGGGTCGAGCCCAAATTTTTCATATACTCTGCCGTCGCCGAGACCTCGCCGGCCAATGACATCGGCGGAGATTATGAGACATCAAATGAAGGTCACAGAACAGAGTGATAATCGGCTTAGGAAGACCCTGATGAGGACTCTTGTTGGCCAA ATGGGAAGACGAGCAGAGACCATAATTCTTCCATTGGAGCTTCTACGCCATTTAAAGCCATCGGAATTCAATGATGCAAATGAGTATCATTTATGGCAGAAGCGGCAGCTCAAGATCTTAGAGGCAgggcttcttcttcacccttcgATTCCACTTGATAAATCAAACACATTTGCAATGCGTCTTAGAGAGATCATTCGTGGGTGTGAATCAAAGCCAATTGACACAGGGAAGAACTCTGATACAATGAGAACGCTTTGCAATTCTGTGGTGTCATTGTCTTGGCGCAGTGCCAATGGGACACCAACCGATGTATGTCATTGGGCTGATGGCTTCCCTCTCAACATTCATATCTATGTTGCTCTTCTTCAAGCCATTTTCGATTCGAGGGACGAGACGTTAGTACTCGACGAGGTCGACGAACTTCTCGAACTAATGAAGAAAACATGGTCGACACTCGGAATCACAAGGCCGATTCATAATGTGTGTTTTACTTGGGTGTTGTTCCAACAGTATGTTGTGACAGCACAGCTTGAGCCAGACCTTCTATGTGCAGCTCATGCCATGTTAGCAGAAGTAGCGAATGACGCGAAGAAGCCGGATCGAGAAGCGATGTACGTTAAGCTTTTGACGTCGGTATTATCGTCGATGCAGGGTTGGGCGGAGAAGAGGTTACTTCATTACCATGATTACTTCCAGAAGGGGACAATTGGTCAGGTGGAAAACCTTCTTCCCTTGGCGCTATCAGCTTCCAAGATTCTTGGAGAAGATGTCACTATCACAGAAGGTACAGGAAAAAACGAGGGAGATGTCCTTGTCATCGACTCGTCCGGTGATCGTGTCGATTATTACATCCGGAGTTCGATGAGGAATGCATTTGAGAAGGTACTTGAGAATGGGAAGCTTATTAAGGAAGAAGCGAGTGAGGCAGCGAGTGAGGTGAGCGATGTGAGCGAAGCGAGCGAGGCACTGGTCGAGTTGGCGAAAGAAACCGAGGATTTGACATTAAAAGAGAGGGAAAGCTTCAGTCCTATACTAAAGAAATGGCATCCAAGTGCAGTGGGAGTAGCAGCAGCTACATTGCATAACTGCTATGGTAGCATGTTGAAGCAATACTTAACCGGGGTGGCGACGTTAACGAGCGAGACAATCGGTGTATTACATAGAGCAGGAAAGCTAGAGAAGGTACTCGTTCAAATGGTTGTTGAGGATTGCGCCGACTGCGACGACGGCGGGAAGGCGATCGTTCAAGAGATGGTTCCTTTTGAAGTAGAGACCATCATAATGAACCTAATGAAGAAATGGGTGGATGAGAGGGTAAAGAAACAAAGGGAGTGTGTTAAGAGAGCTAAAGAATCAGAGAGTTGGAACCCGAGGTCGAAAACCGAGCCATACGCGCAGTCGGGTGTCGAGTTAATGAAGTTAGCTAAGGAAACAGTGGAGGAATTGTTTGAAATTGGTATTGGAGTGAGTGAAGAACTGGTTGAAGATGTAGCCTCTGGTTTAGAATCAATGTTCCAAGATTACATCAGTTTTGTGGCATCATGTGGTTCAAAACGGAGCTACCTCCCACAGCTTCCGCCGCTAACTCGTTGTAACCGAGACTCCAAGTTGATCCAGCTATGGAAGAAAGCTACCCCTTGCAGCGTGGTGGGCGAAGACATGATACTCCATATTGATGGCCATCACGCCCGCCCCTTGACAAGCCGTGGCACTCAGCGGCTATACATTCGCCTAAACACACTGCATTATATATACTCTCACTTACATTCCTTACACAAACTCCTATCCctttcatcaacaaaatccTCATACTTTGAGCTAGCAAACTCGGCCATTGAATCCGCTTGTGTTCATGTCTCCGAAGTAGCTGCTTATCGAATGGTATTCCTCGATTCAAGTTCAGTGTTGTACAACGCGTTATATGCAGGCGATGTCGCCAATGCGCGACTTCGTCCAGCCTTGCGTGTCTTAAAGCACAACCTGACCTTATTGTGTGCCATAGTGACGGATAGAGCACAAGCCTTGGCAATGAAAGAAGTAATGAGAGCCTGTTTTGAAGCGTTTTCGATGGTTCTTCTTGCTGGAGGAGCGTCGAGGGTGTACTATCGTTCCGATCACGACATGATTCATGAGGACTTTCAAAGCTTGAAGAAATTGTTCTGTGCTTGTGGAGAGGGATTGATTGCGGAGAATGTCGTCGACCGAGAAGCCGATGCGGTCGAAGGAGTCATAGCATTGATGAACCAATGTACTGAACAATTGGTGGAGGATTTTAGCGTTGTGACTTGTGAAACGAGTGGGATAGGAGTTGTGGGGTCTGGACAAAAGCTACCTATGCCTCCGACCACGGGACGGTGGAACCGAGCCGATCCGAACACCATTTTACGCGTATTGTGCCACCGTAATGATCGAGCTGCGAACCAGTTCTTGAAGAAAACATTCCAATTAGCTAAAAGAAGATAG